Genomic DNA from Veillonella criceti:
TAGGGCCGGTTGAAGATCCTCGTTTTGTAGCCCTTGTCGTAATTGATGACCCTAATGGAGTTTATTATGGTGGACAAATCGCGGCCCCTGTATTCAAAGACATTATGAGTCAATTAGTACGTTACTTCCAATTGTCGCCTTCGGTGACTAAGGAAAAGGATTTACAAGGACAGGAAGCGACACATAGACCGTCTAAACCAGCGGTGTCTAAATCGGATGATGGCACTATTATTTTGCCAGATTTTACAGGTTGGACAACGGGGGAAGTTCGTGATTGGCTTCATGAAGCGGGCTTACAATTTATTCCTGATGGCACAGGCTATGCGATTAGCCAAGATGAGCCAGGTGGGGCTGAAGTCTCTATAGGGGATGCTGTTACAGTATATTTTAAACGTTAAGGAGGATATGGCATGATGGAATTGCGTGGTAAGGCGGTGGCTGATGCTCACAAGGCAGTGTTAAATGAACGACTCGTTGCGTTGGAGTCTAAGGGGATTGTATTAACCTTGGGTATCTTATTAGTTGGTGACGACAAGGCAGCGCAGATGTATGCTCATTTTATGGAAAAAACAGCTAAGAGTGCAGGGTTTGCCGTTGATTTGGCTCATTTGCCAGCCTCTGCTAGTTTTGACGAAGTGGTTCAGGTTATTGAACGGTGGAATAAAACAGATACAGTTTATGGTGTGTTACCACTCATGCCTATGCCACCACAAATTGATAGAGATGCTTTAATAGAGCGCTTAGCGCCAGAAAAGGATATTGATGGTTTAACCTCTAAGAATATTGGGCTAGCAAGTGCAGGTAAAGGCGGTTTTTGGCCTTGTACACCACGAGCGTGTATGGCGATTTTAGAACATTACCATATTCCATTAGCAGGCAAAGAAGTCGTTGTGGTAGGCCGTAGTCAAGTGGTAGGAAAACCGGTGGCCCTATTATTATTAGAAAAACACGCCACTGTTACGCTTTGCCATTCTAAGACGGCTGATTTAACAGCTCATTTAAAACGAGCTGATATTGTGATTGCTGCTGTAGGGCGAGCGCATGTAATTACCGGTGACATGTTGAAAAAAGGCGCCGTCGTTATTGATGTGGGGATTAATGATTTAGATGGTAAAACGGTGGGGGACGTAGATTATGAATCCGCATTGTCGGTGGTAGGTGCGATAACACCGGTACCTGGTGGTGTTGGCTCTGTAACGACTACGATGTTGTTAGAGAATATTTATGAGGCGTATCATGCACGAAATGTCGATTGCTGAAGGAATTGTGGATATTGCGCTACAGACATTAGCGGCTAATCAGGGGACTGTTGTTCATGCGATTCAGTTGCGGTTAGGTGTTATGTCTGGTGTTGAACCTGACGCGTTACAATTCTGTTTTACGGCTGTTACTAGGAATACGGCGGCTGCTGGTGCTAGTTTGCAAATTGAAATGATACCATTGCGGGGTAAGTGTCTAGACTGTGATTATGAATTTAGTGTAGCCGATTATGTGTTTAAATGCCCGCAGTGTGGAAGTTTAGCGATTCAAACTATCACTGGTCGTGAGCTACAAGTGGCGTCAATTGATATGGATTAAAGAAAGGGAATTATGGAAGTTACAGTAATGACCGATGTGCTTGCTAAGAATGATGCTATTGCAGCTAACTTGCAACGCATATTTAAAGAAAAGAATATTTTTGTATTTAACTTATTAGGTTCGCCAGGGGCTGGTAAAACATCTTTGTTAGAAGCTACCCTAAAAG
This window encodes:
- a CDS encoding bifunctional 5,10-methylenetetrahydrofolate dehydrogenase/5,10-methenyltetrahydrofolate cyclohydrolase translates to MMELRGKAVADAHKAVLNERLVALESKGIVLTLGILLVGDDKAAQMYAHFMEKTAKSAGFAVDLAHLPASASFDEVVQVIERWNKTDTVYGVLPLMPMPPQIDRDALIERLAPEKDIDGLTSKNIGLASAGKGGFWPCTPRACMAILEHYHIPLAGKEVVVVGRSQVVGKPVALLLLEKHATVTLCHSKTADLTAHLKRADIVIAAVGRAHVITGDMLKKGAVVIDVGINDLDGKTVGDVDYESALSVVGAITPVPGGVGSVTTTMLLENIYEAYHARNVDC
- the hypA gene encoding hydrogenase maturation nickel metallochaperone HypA, whose translation is MHEMSIAEGIVDIALQTLAANQGTVVHAIQLRLGVMSGVEPDALQFCFTAVTRNTAAAGASLQIEMIPLRGKCLDCDYEFSVADYVFKCPQCGSLAIQTITGRELQVASIDMD